One part of the Nocardioides zeae genome encodes these proteins:
- the dxs gene encoding 1-deoxy-D-xylulose-5-phosphate synthase produces the protein MGHLESITTPEHLRDLSTAELTDLAGEIRDLLVATCARTGGHLGPNLGVVELTLAIHRTFASPHDRVVFDTGHQTYVHKLLTGRAATFDSLRQEGGLSGYPSAAESPHDIVENSHASTALSYADGLAKAYALQGADRHVVAVIGDGALTGGMAWEALNNIAIAPNSRLVIVVNDNGRSYTPTIGGLATALTALRTSPRYENVLDLVKRRLTAVPGVGPAAYDTLHAIKKGLKDAIAPQGLFEDLGLKYVGPVDGHDLEALEHALAQAKRFDGPVIVHALTNKGQGYEAALRHEADQFHAPGPFDVGTGVEKPKGRGWTDVFSEEIVRLGEQRPDLVGITAAMLHPVGLQAFAERFPDRTFDVGIAEQHAATSAAGLALAGMHPVVAVYATFLNRAFDQVLMDVALHRCGVTFVLDRSGVTGDDGASHNGMWDMSVLQVVPGLRLAAPRDATRLAELLAEAVEVDDAPTVVRYPKGPPPADIPTVETVDGVDVLHRSASQDILLVAVGAMATTAMDVAARLEAQGIGVTVVDPRWVIPVAPALVDLARDHRLVVSVEDNGRQGGCGASLLSALNDARVTTPVRVHGIPQEFLAHAKRAAILEQVGLDAQTLARSCVEEITALADHSRLLDVDRTG, from the coding sequence ATGGGACACCTGGAGTCGATCACGACGCCGGAGCACCTGCGTGACCTCTCGACCGCCGAGCTGACGGACCTGGCCGGGGAGATCCGCGACCTGCTCGTCGCCACCTGCGCGCGCACCGGCGGCCACCTCGGCCCCAACCTCGGCGTCGTCGAGCTCACGCTGGCGATCCACCGCACCTTCGCCTCGCCGCACGACCGGGTCGTCTTCGACACCGGCCACCAGACCTACGTGCACAAGCTGCTCACGGGGCGTGCTGCGACCTTCGACTCGCTCCGCCAGGAGGGTGGCCTGTCGGGCTACCCGAGCGCGGCGGAGTCACCCCACGACATCGTGGAGAACTCGCACGCGTCGACGGCGCTCAGCTACGCCGACGGCCTGGCGAAGGCCTACGCGCTCCAGGGCGCCGACCGCCACGTGGTCGCGGTCATCGGCGACGGCGCGCTCACCGGTGGCATGGCCTGGGAGGCGCTCAACAACATCGCGATCGCGCCGAACAGCCGGCTCGTCATCGTGGTCAACGACAACGGGCGGTCCTACACGCCGACCATCGGCGGCCTGGCCACGGCACTGACGGCGCTGCGCACCAGCCCGCGCTACGAGAACGTGCTCGACCTCGTCAAGCGTCGGCTCACCGCGGTCCCGGGGGTCGGGCCCGCGGCGTACGACACCCTCCACGCCATCAAGAAGGGGCTCAAGGACGCGATCGCGCCGCAGGGCCTCTTCGAGGACCTCGGTCTGAAGTACGTCGGGCCGGTCGACGGCCACGACCTCGAGGCCCTCGAGCACGCGCTGGCGCAAGCCAAGCGGTTCGACGGCCCCGTCATCGTGCACGCGCTGACGAACAAGGGGCAGGGGTACGAGGCGGCGCTGCGCCACGAGGCCGACCAGTTCCACGCGCCCGGTCCGTTCGACGTCGGCACCGGCGTCGAGAAGCCGAAGGGCCGCGGCTGGACCGACGTCTTCTCCGAGGAGATCGTGCGCCTCGGCGAGCAGCGTCCCGACCTCGTCGGCATCACCGCGGCGATGCTCCACCCCGTGGGCCTGCAGGCCTTCGCCGAGCGCTTCCCCGACCGCACCTTCGACGTCGGCATCGCCGAGCAGCACGCGGCGACGTCCGCCGCCGGCCTGGCCCTGGCGGGCATGCACCCCGTGGTGGCGGTCTACGCGACCTTCCTCAACCGCGCCTTCGACCAGGTGCTCATGGACGTCGCGCTGCACCGCTGCGGGGTCACCTTCGTGCTCGACCGCTCCGGCGTGACGGGCGACGACGGTGCGAGCCACAACGGCATGTGGGACATGTCGGTGCTCCAGGTCGTGCCCGGGCTCCGGCTCGCCGCGCCGCGGGACGCCACCCGGCTCGCCGAGCTCCTCGCGGAGGCCGTCGAGGTCGACGACGCCCCCACCGTCGTGCGCTACCCGAAGGGTCCGCCGCCGGCCGACATCCCGACCGTCGAGACCGTCGACGGCGTCGACGTGCTGCACCGCAGCGCGAGCCAGGACATCCTGCTCGTGGCCGTCGGCGCCATGGCCACGACGGCCATGGACGTCGCCGCCCGGCTCGAGGCCCAGGGCATCGGCGTGACGGTCGTCGACCCCCGCTGGGTCATCCCGGTGGCACCGGCGCTCGTCGACCTCGCCCGCGACCACCGCCTCGTGGTGAGCGTGGAGGACAACGGCCGCCAGGGCGGCTGCGGGGCGTCGCTCCTGAGCGCGCTCAACGACGCGCGGGTGACGACCCCCGTGCGGGTGCACGGCATCCCCCAGGAGTTCCTGGCCCACGCCAAGCGGGCCGCGATCCTGGAGCAGGTGGGCCTGGACGCGCAGACGCTCGCCCGGTCGTGCGTCGAGGAGATCACGGCGCTGGCCGACCACAGCCGCCTCCTCGACGTCGACCGCACCGGCTGA
- a CDS encoding amino acid permease produces MNVLRTKSVERSIADTEEPEHRLKKNLTALDLTVFGVGVIIGAGIFVYTGQVAASNAGPAIAISFAIAGLACALAALCYAEFASTVPVAGSAYTFSYATFGELVAWIIGWDLALEFTVGAAALSVGFSGYLQAVLEGTPFAIPDQIASVESGVVNLPAIVISLLVMVVLIGGVKLSSRINQVVVAIKLAVVAIVIVMGIGYVKLSNYTPFIPESKPPASEGGGDFWSSTLISSIFGLEPAVYGVAGVVAGASIVFFAFIGFDVVATTAEETKNPQRNVPIGILSSLAIVTGLYIAVSLIITGMQSYDEIDPTDAAPLATAFDAVGQDWIGDVIAIGACIGLTVVVMILMMGQTRVAFAMARDGLLPPVLSKVHPTYGTPYVITIIAGVGVAVMSGFVPFATLGHLVSIGTLFAFVLVSIGVVVLRRTRPDLPRAFRAPAVTLVATLSVLLCGYLMLNLTGETWVRFGVWMLIGVVVYFAYGVRRSNLAREESGEKAVPGR; encoded by the coding sequence GTGAACGTCCTGCGCACCAAGTCCGTCGAACGGTCGATCGCCGACACCGAGGAGCCGGAGCACCGGCTCAAGAAGAACCTGACCGCGCTCGACCTCACGGTCTTCGGCGTGGGCGTCATCATCGGCGCGGGCATCTTCGTCTACACGGGCCAGGTGGCGGCCAGCAACGCCGGGCCCGCCATCGCGATCTCCTTCGCCATCGCGGGCCTCGCGTGCGCGCTGGCGGCGCTCTGCTACGCCGAGTTCGCCTCCACGGTGCCGGTCGCGGGCAGTGCCTACACGTTCAGCTACGCCACGTTCGGCGAGCTGGTCGCGTGGATCATCGGCTGGGACCTGGCGCTGGAGTTCACCGTGGGCGCCGCTGCGCTCTCGGTGGGCTTCTCCGGCTACCTCCAGGCGGTGCTCGAGGGCACGCCGTTCGCGATCCCCGACCAGATCGCCTCGGTCGAGTCCGGCGTGGTGAACCTGCCGGCGATCGTGATCTCGCTGCTGGTGATGGTCGTGCTCATCGGGGGCGTCAAGCTGTCGAGCCGCATCAACCAGGTCGTCGTCGCCATCAAGCTCGCGGTCGTCGCCATCGTCATCGTCATGGGCATCGGGTACGTGAAGCTGTCGAACTACACGCCCTTCATCCCGGAGTCGAAGCCCCCGGCGAGCGAGGGGGGCGGGGACTTCTGGTCGTCCACCCTCATCTCGTCGATCTTCGGCCTGGAGCCCGCGGTGTACGGCGTGGCCGGCGTCGTGGCCGGCGCCTCGATCGTGTTCTTCGCGTTCATCGGGTTCGACGTCGTCGCGACGACGGCCGAGGAGACGAAGAACCCGCAGCGCAACGTGCCGATCGGCATCCTGAGCTCGCTCGCCATCGTCACGGGCCTCTACATCGCGGTCAGCCTCATCATCACCGGCATGCAGAGCTACGACGAGATCGACCCGACGGACGCGGCCCCGCTCGCGACGGCGTTCGACGCGGTCGGCCAGGACTGGATCGGCGACGTCATCGCGATCGGTGCCTGCATCGGCCTCACGGTCGTCGTGATGATCCTGATGATGGGCCAGACGCGGGTCGCGTTCGCCATGGCGCGCGACGGCCTGCTCCCGCCGGTGCTGAGCAAGGTGCACCCGACGTACGGCACGCCGTACGTCATCACGATCATCGCGGGCGTCGGCGTCGCGGTCATGAGCGGCTTCGTGCCCTTCGCGACGCTCGGCCACCTCGTGAGCATCGGCACGCTGTTCGCCTTCGTGCTGGTGAGCATCGGGGTCGTCGTGCTGCGCCGCACCCGTCCCGACCTGCCCCGCGCCTTCCGGGCGCCCGCCGTCACGCTCGTCGCGACGCTCTCGGTGCTGCTGTGCGGCTACCTCATGCTCAACCTCACCGGTGAGACCTGGGTGCGCTTCGGCGTGTGGATGCTCATCGGCGTGGTCGTCTACTTCGCCTACGGCGTGCGCCGCAGCAACCTGGCGCGCGAGGAATCGGGCGAGAAGGCCGTCCCAGGTCGCTGA
- a CDS encoding PAC2 family protein: MEQERADRLVHVVDDVEPLEAPVLLLALEGFLDAGRAADLAVDHLLTERGPVVATFDVDELYDYRARRPPVSFVRDHYADYAAPRLVVRRQADDAGTPYLLLTGPEPDIRWEAFARGVRTVVERFGVARVVSMAAVPMAVPHTRPVALTEHANDPSVVLGSSAWQGELRVPSSAQALLEIRLGEWGHLMQGAVVHVPHYLAQMSYPRAAISLLEHVTRVASLDVDLADLRAAAERTDADVAEYLVEHDEVRQVVEGLERQYDTFHRAEAAGSNLLAEDAPLPSGEEIGRQFEQFLAGLDGPDGPDDRA, from the coding sequence GTGGAGCAGGAGCGAGCCGACCGCCTCGTGCACGTCGTCGACGACGTGGAGCCGCTGGAGGCTCCCGTGCTGCTGCTCGCCCTCGAGGGCTTCCTCGACGCGGGCCGTGCGGCCGACCTCGCCGTCGACCACCTGCTCACCGAGCGCGGGCCCGTGGTCGCGACGTTCGACGTCGACGAGCTCTACGACTACCGCGCGCGCCGTCCCCCGGTCTCGTTCGTCCGCGACCACTACGCGGACTACGCGGCGCCGCGCCTCGTCGTACGACGGCAGGCGGACGACGCCGGCACGCCGTACCTCCTGCTCACCGGCCCCGAGCCCGACATCCGCTGGGAGGCCTTCGCCCGCGGCGTGCGCACCGTGGTGGAGCGCTTCGGTGTCGCCCGGGTCGTCTCCATGGCGGCCGTGCCCATGGCGGTCCCGCACACGCGGCCCGTCGCGCTCACCGAGCACGCCAACGACCCGTCGGTCGTGCTGGGCAGCTCGGCGTGGCAGGGAGAGCTCCGGGTGCCGTCGAGCGCGCAGGCGCTCCTCGAGATCCGGCTGGGCGAGTGGGGTCACCTCATGCAGGGGGCCGTCGTGCACGTTCCGCACTACCTGGCCCAGATGAGCTACCCGCGGGCCGCGATCAGCCTGCTGGAGCACGTCACCCGGGTGGCCTCCCTCGACGTGGACCTCGCCGACCTGCGCGCGGCCGCCGAGCGCACGGACGCGGACGTCGCGGAGTACCTGGTGGAGCACGACGAGGTGCGCCAGGTGGTCGAGGGCCTCGAGCGCCAGTACGACACGTTCCACCGTGCCGAGGCCGCGGGGTCGAACCTGCTCGCCGAGGACGCGCCGTTGCCGTCGGGCGAGGAGATCGGACGCCAGTTCGAGCAGTTCCTCGCCGGGCTCGACGGTCCCGACGGTCCCGACGACCGGGCCTGA
- a CDS encoding acyl-CoA thioesterase — protein sequence MPQTAAELLDLLDLETIDVNLFRGRQPDTVRQRVFGGQVAAQAFLAGARTVDADRAAHSLHAYFLRPGDPRVPIVYDVERLRDGRSFSTRRVVARQHGRDIFYVTISFQVAEDGFEHQTRMPSVPAPEDGMRLVDIIRGQRNADVSVWEREWSALDVRYVGISGMGLPADEANPAQARIWVRIEGDFPDDPVLQQAAFVYASDLTLLGATLVPHGTTINSPGLQPASLDHTVWFHRAFRADRWWLYDQESPSAGGARGFATAGIYTEDGGRVASVAQEGLIRRVEGPNPNAI from the coding sequence ATGCCCCAGACCGCCGCCGAGCTGCTCGACCTGCTCGACCTCGAGACGATCGACGTCAACCTGTTCCGCGGCCGCCAGCCCGACACGGTGCGCCAGCGGGTCTTCGGTGGCCAGGTCGCCGCGCAGGCGTTCCTCGCCGGCGCGCGCACCGTCGACGCCGACCGGGCCGCCCACTCCCTGCACGCCTACTTCCTGCGCCCCGGGGACCCGCGGGTTCCCATCGTGTACGACGTCGAGCGGCTCCGCGACGGACGCTCGTTCTCGACGCGACGCGTCGTGGCCCGGCAGCACGGGCGGGACATCTTCTACGTGACCATCAGCTTCCAGGTGGCCGAGGACGGCTTCGAGCACCAGACGCGCATGCCGTCGGTGCCGGCCCCCGAGGACGGCATGCGGCTGGTCGACATCATCCGGGGACAGAGGAACGCGGACGTCAGCGTGTGGGAGCGCGAGTGGTCGGCGCTCGACGTGCGCTACGTCGGCATCTCGGGGATGGGGCTCCCCGCCGACGAGGCGAACCCCGCGCAGGCCCGCATCTGGGTGCGCATCGAGGGCGACTTCCCCGACGACCCGGTCCTGCAGCAGGCGGCGTTCGTCTACGCGAGCGACCTGACCCTCCTCGGCGCCACGCTCGTGCCGCACGGCACCACGATCAACTCGCCGGGACTGCAGCCGGCCTCGCTCGACCACACGGTCTGGTTCCACCGCGCGTTCCGGGCGGACCGCTGGTGGCTCTACGACCAGGAGTCGCCGTCCGCCGGCGGGGCTCGCGGCTTCGCGACGGCGGGGATCTACACCGAGGACGGCGGCCGCGTCGCGAGCGTCGCGCAGGAGGGCCTCATCCGCCGGGTCGAGGGCCCGAACCCGAACGCCATCTGA
- a CDS encoding MaoC family dehydratase → MAAAASPTTKTLTSTGGGLGVLARAALPAVPGLNQLPGVRKTGGDPAGLAYERPPVRVERDAVRAYAEVCGFPAKDTAPLPFPHMLAFPLHMAIMSDPGFPYPAIGTVHLENSISSHRPIAIGEEVAVRTEVGSPRPHPKGKVLDFRTSAHVGDELVWESTSVYLRRGRGDDDAPFGTPFEEVAPTGTRWRLGGDLGRRYAAVSGDHNPIHLYPWTAKALGFQRQIAHGMWTKARCIAQLENRLPDAVRVDVSFRKPVFLPGTVAFGSRAEHDGWAFSLTSPRNGAVHLLGRTHAL, encoded by the coding sequence ATGGCCGCTGCTGCGAGCCCCACGACGAAGACCCTGACCTCCACCGGCGGCGGCCTGGGCGTGCTCGCGCGGGCCGCGCTCCCCGCCGTACCCGGTCTGAACCAGCTCCCCGGCGTCCGCAAGACGGGCGGGGACCCGGCCGGGCTGGCCTACGAGCGGCCGCCGGTGCGGGTCGAGCGGGACGCGGTGCGGGCGTACGCCGAGGTGTGCGGCTTCCCCGCCAAGGACACGGCGCCGCTCCCCTTCCCCCACATGCTGGCGTTCCCGCTGCACATGGCGATCATGAGCGACCCCGGCTTCCCCTACCCGGCGATCGGCACGGTGCACCTGGAGAACTCGATCTCCTCCCACCGCCCGATCGCGATCGGCGAGGAGGTGGCGGTGCGGACCGAGGTCGGCTCGCCCCGGCCGCACCCCAAGGGCAAGGTCCTGGACTTCCGCACCAGCGCGCACGTGGGCGACGAGCTGGTCTGGGAGAGCACGTCGGTGTACCTGCGCCGCGGACGCGGCGACGACGACGCGCCGTTCGGCACCCCCTTCGAGGAGGTGGCCCCGACCGGCACGCGCTGGCGGCTGGGCGGCGACCTCGGCCGCCGGTACGCCGCCGTGTCGGGCGACCACAACCCGATCCACCTCTACCCGTGGACGGCCAAGGCGCTCGGCTTCCAGCGCCAGATCGCCCACGGCATGTGGACCAAGGCCCGCTGCATCGCGCAGCTGGAGAACCGTCTGCCCGACGCCGTGCGGGTCGACGTCTCCTTCCGCAAGCCGGTGTTCCTGCCGGGCACCGTGGCCTTCGGGTCGCGCGCGGAGCACGACGGCTGGGCGTTCTCGCTCACGAGCCCGCGCAACGGCGCGGTGCACCTGCTCGGGCGCACGCACGCGCTCTGA
- a CDS encoding SMP-30/gluconolactonase/LRE family protein, with protein MTRPSSPLDVVEVPGHGAEDVLVATAGPHEGSVFTGTEDGAVLRVAHDGRRVTRVGHTGGRPLGLEELPDGRLLVCDAHRGLLALDPATGAVETLLTEVDGVPMRFCNNAAVAPDGTVFFSDSSTRHGIAEWKHDFVRLTRTGRLLRRDPDGTVTVLLDGLAFANGVALAPDASWVAVAETAARTVVRLWLTGPRAGERDLLAEDLPGYPDNIARGSDGLVWLALASPRDPVVERLQRAPLWVRRAATSLPEAVQPAPKRVVHVRAVDADGRVVHDLDVDDPAARRAFHMVTGVREHEGTVWLGSLHEAAVARLRPDRG; from the coding sequence GTGACGCGGCCGTCCTCCCCGCTCGACGTCGTCGAGGTGCCCGGACACGGGGCCGAGGACGTGCTGGTCGCCACCGCCGGACCCCACGAGGGGTCGGTCTTCACGGGCACCGAGGACGGGGCGGTGCTCCGGGTCGCCCACGACGGTCGCCGGGTGACGCGCGTCGGGCACACGGGCGGGCGTCCGCTCGGCCTCGAGGAGCTGCCCGACGGACGGCTCCTCGTCTGCGACGCCCACCGTGGCCTCCTGGCCCTGGACCCCGCCACCGGCGCGGTCGAGACGCTGCTCACCGAGGTCGACGGCGTGCCGATGCGCTTCTGCAACAACGCGGCCGTCGCGCCCGACGGCACGGTCTTCTTCTCGGACTCCTCGACCCGGCACGGGATCGCGGAGTGGAAGCACGACTTCGTGCGCCTGACCCGCACGGGCCGGCTCCTCCGCCGCGACCCCGACGGCACCGTCACCGTCCTCCTGGACGGGCTCGCCTTCGCGAACGGGGTCGCCCTCGCCCCGGACGCCTCCTGGGTCGCCGTGGCCGAGACGGCCGCCCGCACCGTCGTGCGGCTCTGGCTCACCGGCCCGCGGGCGGGGGAGCGCGACCTCCTGGCCGAGGACCTGCCGGGCTACCCCGACAACATCGCCCGCGGCTCCGACGGCCTCGTCTGGCTCGCGCTCGCGAGCCCGCGGGACCCGGTCGTGGAGCGGCTGCAGCGGGCGCCGCTGTGGGTACGTCGCGCGGCCACCTCCCTGCCGGAGGCCGTGCAGCCCGCGCCGAAGCGCGTGGTCCACGTCCGCGCGGTCGACGCGGACGGCCGGGTGGTGCACGACCTCGACGTCGACGACCCGGCGGCCCGTCGGGCGTTCCACATGGTCACCGGCGTGCGGGAGCACGAGGGCACCGTCTGGCTGGGCAGCCTGCACGAAGCCGCCGTCGCCCGGCTCCGACCAGACCGCGGCTAG
- a CDS encoding TetR/AcrR family transcriptional regulator encodes MSDPRDTAAPAGAAPRDGRRSAAASRRRQREREILDATRALFDERGVRDAQIEDIARAVGINRAIVYRHFTGKEELFALTLVGYLDELRDALAAGAASHGPSAARLEAVVSAFVDYGMAHPAFVDCAQTLMRRTGTELLDEISESALLRLGRGISGCLAVLTAVLEDGVQAGDFAVEDPILLSNTLYASGLGALQLARVGILVKEAAPGIPVVSSITTEQVRSHMVTSALALAASAS; translated from the coding sequence ATGAGCGACCCCAGGGACACCGCTGCGCCCGCGGGTGCCGCACCGCGCGACGGACGCCGCTCGGCCGCCGCCTCCCGCCGGCGGCAGCGCGAGCGCGAGATCCTCGACGCCACGCGCGCCCTCTTCGACGAGCGCGGCGTGCGTGACGCCCAGATCGAGGACATCGCCCGCGCCGTCGGCATCAACCGCGCGATCGTCTACCGCCACTTCACGGGCAAGGAGGAGCTGTTCGCGCTCACGCTCGTCGGCTACCTCGACGAGCTGCGCGACGCCCTGGCCGCCGGAGCGGCGTCGCACGGGCCGTCCGCGGCGCGCCTGGAGGCCGTCGTCTCGGCGTTCGTCGACTACGGCATGGCCCACCCGGCGTTCGTCGACTGCGCCCAGACCCTCATGCGCCGCACCGGCACCGAGCTGCTCGACGAGATCAGCGAGAGCGCCCTGCTGCGGCTGGGGCGCGGCATCTCGGGCTGCCTCGCGGTGCTGACCGCCGTGCTCGAGGACGGCGTGCAGGCGGGCGACTTCGCGGTCGAGGACCCCATCCTGCTGTCCAACACGCTCTACGCCAGCGGGCTCGGCGCGCTCCAGCTCGCGCGGGTCGGCATCCTCGTCAAGGAGGCCGCACCGGGCATCCCCGTCGTCTCGTCGATCACCACCGAGCAGGTCCGCAGCCACATGGTGACCTCCGCGCTCGCGCTGGCGGCCTCGGCCTCCTGA
- a CDS encoding acetyl-CoA C-acetyltransferase: MQAQTRRVAVIGGNRIPFARSNTVYSDASNQEMLTAALDGLAERFGLVGEQVGEVVAGAVLKHSRDFNLARESVLGSKLAPTTPATDLQQACGTGLQAVIYVANKIALGQIDVGIAGGSDTTSDAPIALGENLRKILLEANRAKDLKGRLAAFAKIRPADIIPTIPQNGEPRTGLSMGEHQALTAIEWQVAREAQDELAAASHQHLGASYDEGWQDDLVTPFRGVERDTNLRPDSTAEKLAKLKPVFGKGEAATMTAGNSTPLTDGASVVLLASEEWAEAHGLPVLAYFTAYETAAVDYVHGGEGLLMAPAYAMPRMLQREGYDLQDFDFYEIHEAFASQVLSTLAAWEDPVFCKERLGLDAPLGAIDRSKLNVKGSSLGAGHPFAATGGRIVANAAKLLAEKGSGKAVISVCAAGGQGVTAILERP, from the coding sequence ATGCAGGCACAGACCCGCCGTGTCGCCGTCATCGGCGGCAACCGCATCCCGTTCGCCCGGTCGAACACCGTCTACTCCGACGCCTCCAACCAGGAGATGCTGACCGCCGCCCTCGACGGGCTCGCCGAGCGCTTCGGCCTCGTCGGGGAGCAGGTCGGCGAGGTCGTCGCCGGCGCCGTGCTGAAGCACTCCCGCGACTTCAACCTGGCCCGCGAGTCGGTGCTCGGCTCGAAGCTCGCGCCGACGACGCCTGCGACCGACCTGCAGCAGGCCTGCGGCACCGGCCTCCAGGCGGTCATCTACGTCGCGAACAAGATCGCCCTCGGCCAGATCGACGTGGGCATCGCGGGCGGCTCGGACACGACGTCCGACGCGCCGATCGCCCTCGGCGAGAACCTGCGGAAGATCCTGCTCGAGGCCAACCGCGCGAAGGACCTCAAGGGCCGCCTGGCCGCGTTCGCCAAGATCCGGCCGGCCGACATCATCCCGACCATCCCGCAGAACGGCGAGCCCCGCACCGGGCTGTCGATGGGCGAGCACCAGGCCCTCACCGCCATCGAGTGGCAGGTCGCCCGCGAGGCGCAGGACGAGCTCGCCGCGGCGTCGCACCAGCACCTGGGTGCGTCGTACGACGAGGGCTGGCAGGACGACCTGGTGACGCCGTTCCGCGGCGTCGAGCGGGACACGAACCTCCGCCCCGACTCCACGGCCGAGAAGCTCGCCAAGCTCAAGCCGGTGTTCGGCAAGGGCGAGGCCGCGACGATGACGGCCGGCAACTCGACGCCGCTGACGGACGGAGCGTCTGTGGTACTGCTGGCCTCGGAGGAGTGGGCCGAGGCGCACGGGCTCCCCGTGCTGGCCTACTTCACGGCCTACGAGACGGCGGCCGTGGACTACGTGCACGGCGGCGAGGGACTGCTGATGGCCCCGGCCTACGCGATGCCCCGGATGCTCCAGCGCGAGGGCTACGACCTGCAGGACTTCGACTTCTACGAGATCCACGAGGCGTTCGCCTCGCAGGTGCTGTCCACGCTGGCCGCCTGGGAGGACCCGGTGTTCTGCAAGGAGCGTCTCGGCCTCGACGCCCCGCTGGGCGCGATCGACCGCTCCAAGCTCAACGTGAAGGGCTCGTCGCTCGGCGCCGGCCACCCGTTCGCCGCCACGGGCGGCCGCATCGTCGCGAACGCGGCGAAGCTGCTGGCCGAGAAGGGATCGGGCAAGGCCGTCATCTCGGTCTGCGCGGCCGGTGGCCAGGGCGTGACCGCGATCCTCGAGCGCCCCTGA
- a CDS encoding 3-oxoacyl-ACP reductase has translation MTDRYQSFVASPVGKILVKNLGLPSPVALDRYVEGAPLVDGTVLVGGRGRLVEQLPETLDALGITSASLPEDGASYKGLVFDATGLTTPEDLRALRDFFTPVLRSLTSSGRVVVLGTTPADTTSTDERIAQRALEGFTRSLGKEVGRGSTVQLVYVAPGAETAVDSTLAFLLSPKSAYVSGQVVRIGATGTTAAEPVPDLAKPLAGKVALVTGASRGIGEQIARVLHRDGATVVGVDVPQAASDLVALVKELDGDHIALDITAKDAPQRIAQHVLAKHGGVDIVVHNAGITRDKKLANMKEDRWDSVIAVNVAAPERITAELLEQKAIRPNGRVIGVASIAGIAGNVGQTNYAASKAGVIGLVEALAPELTDGITINAVAPGFIITQMTAAVPFATREVGQRLNAMAQGGLPVDVAETIAWFASPGSTAVNGNVVRVCGQMMLGA, from the coding sequence ATGACCGATCGCTACCAGAGCTTCGTCGCGAGCCCCGTCGGCAAGATCCTCGTCAAGAACCTCGGCCTGCCCAGCCCGGTGGCGCTCGACCGGTACGTCGAGGGGGCGCCCCTCGTCGACGGCACCGTCCTCGTCGGCGGCCGCGGCCGGCTCGTCGAGCAGCTGCCCGAGACGCTCGACGCCCTCGGGATCACCTCGGCGTCCCTCCCGGAGGACGGCGCGTCGTACAAGGGCCTGGTCTTCGACGCCACCGGCCTCACCACCCCCGAGGACCTGCGCGCCCTGCGCGACTTCTTCACCCCGGTGCTGCGGAGCCTGACGTCCTCGGGACGCGTCGTCGTGCTGGGCACGACGCCCGCCGACACCACGTCGACCGACGAGCGGATCGCGCAGCGCGCGCTCGAGGGCTTCACCCGGTCGCTCGGCAAGGAGGTCGGCCGCGGCAGCACCGTGCAGCTGGTCTACGTCGCCCCGGGTGCCGAGACCGCCGTCGACTCGACGCTGGCGTTCCTCCTGTCCCCCAAGTCGGCCTACGTGTCGGGCCAGGTCGTGCGCATCGGCGCCACGGGCACCACGGCGGCGGAGCCCGTCCCCGACCTCGCGAAGCCGCTCGCGGGCAAGGTCGCCCTCGTCACCGGCGCCAGCCGGGGCATCGGCGAGCAGATCGCCCGCGTCCTCCACCGCGACGGCGCGACCGTCGTCGGCGTCGACGTCCCGCAGGCGGCCTCCGACCTGGTCGCGCTCGTCAAGGAGCTCGACGGCGACCACATCGCCCTCGACATCACGGCGAAGGACGCGCCGCAGCGCATCGCGCAGCACGTGCTCGCCAAGCACGGCGGCGTCGACATCGTGGTCCACAACGCCGGCATCACGCGCGACAAGAAGCTCGCCAACATGAAGGAGGACCGCTGGGACTCCGTCATCGCGGTCAACGTGGCGGCACCCGAGCGCATCACCGCCGAGCTGCTCGAGCAGAAGGCCATCCGGCCCAACGGCCGCGTGATCGGCGTGGCGTCCATCGCCGGCATCGCGGGCAACGTGGGCCAGACCAACTACGCGGCCTCGAAGGCCGGCGTCATCGGGCTGGTCGAGGCCCTCGCTCCCGAGCTGACCGACGGCATCACCATCAACGCCGTGGCGCCGGGCTTCATCATCACGCAGATGACCGCGGCCGTGCCGTTCGCGACCCGCGAGGTCGGCCAGCGCCTCAACGCCATGGCGCAGGGTGGCCTGCCCGTCGACGTCGCCGAGACCATCGCCTGGTTCGCCTCCCCCGGCTCCACCGCGGTCAACGGCAACGTCGTGCGGGTGTGCGGCCAGATGATGCTGGGGGCCTGA
- a CDS encoding MTH1187 family thiamine-binding protein, giving the protein MLVAFSVAPSGTGRDDASVADAVADAVRVVRESGLPHRTDAMFTTIEGPDWDTVMDVVKRATEAVQAHGTRVSLVLKADIRPGHEGELDGKVRRVEERLADGGSTR; this is encoded by the coding sequence ATGCTCGTTGCGTTCTCCGTCGCCCCCAGCGGCACCGGCCGGGACGACGCGTCCGTCGCCGACGCGGTCGCCGACGCCGTGCGCGTGGTGCGCGAGTCGGGGCTCCCGCACCGCACCGATGCCATGTTCACCACGATCGAGGGTCCGGACTGGGACACCGTGATGGACGTCGTCAAGCGCGCCACCGAGGCCGTCCAGGCCCACGGGACCCGGGTGTCCCTCGTGCTCAAGGCCGACATCCGTCCGGGCCACGAGGGCGAGCTCGACGGCAAGGTCCGGCGCGTCGAGGAGCGGCTGGCCGACGGGGGCTCCACCCGGTGA